One genomic segment of [Pasteurella] aerogenes includes these proteins:
- a CDS encoding NADH oxidase — MRFLVEIYHAIRAAVQPEFLVGLKLNSADFQKGGFDEADSIQVVQKMAELGIDFIEISGGNYEKPEMLSTKASSQKREAFFLDYAEKARAVCNAPLIITGGFRSENAMNEALQSGHLDFIGIARPFALQPDLPNQIQQGNYQTLVTNRIKTGFAPVDNKLGAMLEMFWYMAQMALIGNGKKPNPKLSPWKVLFKTLWENGKAGLSTGRA; from the coding sequence ATGCGGTTTTTAGTGGAAATTTACCACGCCATTCGAGCGGCGGTGCAGCCTGAATTTTTAGTTGGCTTGAAACTCAATTCAGCGGATTTCCAAAAAGGCGGTTTTGATGAAGCGGACAGCATTCAAGTCGTGCAAAAAATGGCGGAGTTAGGCATTGATTTTATTGAAATTTCAGGCGGTAACTATGAAAAACCAGAAATGTTATCCACCAAAGCCAGCAGCCAAAAACGCGAGGCATTTTTCTTGGATTACGCCGAAAAAGCCCGTGCCGTCTGCAACGCACCGCTGATTATCACAGGCGGTTTTCGTAGTGAAAACGCAATGAATGAGGCACTGCAAAGCGGACATCTGGACTTTATCGGCATAGCCCGACCTTTTGCCTTACAGCCCGATTTACCGAACCAAATTCAACAAGGCAACTATCAAACCCTCGTCACCAACCGCATCAAAACAGGTTTTGCCCCTGTGGATAACAAACTTGGTGCCATGTTGGAAATGTTTTGGTATATGGCACAAATGGCGTTAATCGGCAACGGCAAAAAGCCAAATCCGAAACTTTCGCCGTGGAAGGTGTTATTCAAAACCCTTTGGGAAAACGGTAAGGCAGGGTTGAGTACGGGGAGAGCTTAA
- the pntB_2 gene encoding NAD(P) transhydrogenase subunit beta gives MLNSYSGWAAAAAGFMLNNDLLIVTGALVGSSGAILSYIMCKAMNRSFISVIAGGFGNDVQVSSDEEQGEHRETTAEEVAEMLKNASSVIITPGYGMAVAQAQYPVAEITQKLRERGVNVRFGIHPVAGRLPGHMNVLLAEAKVPYDVVLEMDEINDDFPDTDVVLVIGANDTVNPAAMDDPNSPIAGMPVLEVWKAANVVVFKRSMAVGYAGVQNPLFFKENTQMLFGDAKERVDDILKAL, from the coding sequence ATGTTGAACTCCTATTCTGGTTGGGCAGCAGCAGCGGCAGGCTTTATGTTGAACAATGACTTGTTAATTGTTACTGGTGCTTTAGTTGGTTCATCCGGTGCGATCTTGTCTTATATCATGTGTAAAGCGATGAACCGCTCATTTATCAGCGTTATTGCCGGCGGTTTTGGTAATGATGTTCAAGTGAGTTCTGACGAAGAACAAGGCGAGCATCGCGAAACAACCGCGGAAGAAGTGGCAGAAATGTTGAAAAACGCAAGTTCAGTGATTATCACTCCGGGATACGGTATGGCGGTTGCACAAGCGCAATATCCGGTGGCAGAAATTACACAAAAATTACGTGAGCGCGGTGTGAATGTTCGTTTCGGTATTCACCCAGTTGCCGGACGTTTACCGGGACATATGAATGTCTTGTTAGCGGAAGCGAAAGTGCCTTATGATGTGGTATTAGAAATGGATGAAATCAATGATGATTTCCCAGATACTGATGTGGTCTTGGTTATCGGCGCGAACGATACGGTTAACCCAGCAGCGATGGACGATCCGAACAGTCCAATAGCCGGAATGCCAGTACTTGAAGTTTGGAAAGCGGCGAACGTAGTGGTATTCAAACGTTCTATGGCAGTAGGTTATGCCGGTGTACAAAATCCATTGTTCTTTAAAGAAAATACCCAAATGCTGTTTGGTGATGCGAAAGAACGCGTGGATGACATTTTGAAAGCCTTATAA